Sequence from the Rhodopirellula halodulae genome:
CACGCCATCGTTGGTCGGCTACTGGCTTGGACATGCGACAGATGCGACGCTAGCACGCGAACGAGATAAGTATCGCAACGAAACCAATGGATAACCATGACATGCACACGGAGCGGTGGTGGAGACCTGCTTCGCTTTCCAATCACACTGGTTTTCACCGCCCGGTGATGTCCGCCGTTCGCCCAACTAATGCCGTTTCACCCCGAAACGATTGTCGACCTATGGACGGCACGGATTCCGGGCCTTGGTCGTTTTGCGGAGCATCATTGGCTTGTAGTCTGCCACGATGGCTCCATTGACCGCTGGGAGGTTTGGCAATCACCTGACGAATGCGTCACGTCTTGGGGCCACCTCCACCGAAACCTGCTACGGCCTTCATCCGGTGTTGGCAACGGCCCGGGGCGTCTCGTCTATCGCTGGTCGGGCGATGTTGCCGCCCGCCTCGCTTCAAGGATCGAATCCACCCCGAACAATTACCCATGGAATAATTGTTACCGAATCTATC
This genomic interval carries:
- a CDS encoding DUF3750 domain-containing protein, whose amino-acid sequence is MPFHPETIVDLWTARIPGLGRFAEHHWLVVCHDGSIDRWEVWQSPDECVTSWGHLHRNLLRPSSGVGNGPGRLVYRWSGDVAARLASRIESTPNNYPWNNCYRIYPGPNSNTYVQWVLGPLYTLGWRGFGRRYATPTRLAKPRANNAVHRSGGNAFSDG